In Scomber japonicus isolate fScoJap1 chromosome 19, fScoJap1.pri, whole genome shotgun sequence, a single genomic region encodes these proteins:
- the mrps2 gene encoding 28S ribosomal protein S2, mitochondrial yields MAARTLTRGLWGLRQSRAAVMGFPCGGQTYTTAASIKVPQIQTEDVSDKVLGLPLQKPDFFRVSELFSLKDLFDARVHLGHKKGCRHRLMEPYLYGCRLDHDIIDLDQTVEHLQLALNFTAHVAYRGGVILFISRRRQFCHLVETTAKDCGEYAHTRYWQGGLLTNAHTQYGPGVRLPDVIIFLSTLNNVFQQHVAIRDAAKMNIPTVGVVDSNCNPSLVTYPVPGNDDTPVAMELYCRLFKMTINRAKDKRRQMELVHGLSAPSSPSS; encoded by the exons ATGGCAGCACGGACACTGACCAGAG GATTATGGGGGCTACGGCAATCCAGGGCTGCTGTGATGGGGTTTCCCTGTGGTGGACAAACCTATACCACTGCAGCGTCCATCAAAGTACCCCAAATCCAGACTGAAGACGTTTCAG ACAAAGTGTTGGGCCTCCCACTGCAGAAGCCGGACTTTTTCCGTGTGTCTGAGCTCTTCTCGTTGAAAGACCTATTTGATGCCAGAGTGCATCTTGGTCATAAAAAAGGCTGCAGGCACAG GCTTATGGAGCCGTACCTCTATGGCTGCCGTTTGGACCATGATATAATCGATCTCGACCAGACAGTGGAGCACCTTCAGCTAGCCCTGAACTTCACCGCCCATGTAGCATACCGTGGCGGCGTCATACTCTTCATCAGCCGCCGGCGTCAATTCTGCCACTTGGTGGAGACCACCGCTAAGGACTGTGGAGAGTACGCCCACACGCGGTACTGGCAGGGTGGCTTGCTTACCAATGCCCACACCCAGTACGGCCCAGGAGTTCGTTTACCAGACgtcatcatcttcctctcaaCTCTCAACAATGTGTTCCAGCAGCATGTGGCCATCAGAGATGCGGCCAAGATGAACATTCCCACAGTGGGGGTGGTGGACTCAAACTGCAACCCCAGCCTGGTGACATACCCCGTGCCTGGGAATGATGACACTCCGGTTGCCATGGAGCTGTACTGTCGCTTATTCAAGATGACTATTAACCGAGCcaaggacaaaagaagacagatggagCTAGTGCACGGCCTGTCGGCACCCTCCTCACCAAGCTCATGA
- the ppp1r26 gene encoding protein phosphatase 1 regulatory subunit 26, translating into MYLMNVPPVAATHTEWRTCGPPGGYSLPICFNDSDTELSTRGTPISDKVQMIIESLRSTQSSLEMGDEIEGNVLSGQEGHPQVCKVAVGSFVGTKSKTKSPPENQQEGVSSPINHESSDSDSDDSVDRGIEEAILEYLKEKDDHKRKAEPCTTFLQTSKIPRKNPPTPEVSKQNSDSDTFLIASNQFPTSVKTDTPTAPAVIPIKKYIKNKAFLNDNTFKNLELNKTAKSLQLAKEQTKSPSKTIDLMNEIKSPDTIKVEEDSNDSSSDDGIEEAIQRYQLEQKEQQNRRETFKPHTLEESDSTSDDGIEEAIRSYQLEQLKEKSVFKPFLSKQKPINKSIIQAVGSTSMENMKKHKLRKKKNRAEREEKSALHPSIFIPKNTGADSQRGKGNGLLSLKVESFKEQPTPTPPKANTTAELMCAEAILDISKTVMPVDFHHSVSLSSCARSESSLQSSAPDNCPDDESDDSSIDSEDGIEQEIRKFLEQKAQMHNKPPNSAVTQEPKSINEPEKMKTKPVVTQKKPPRLSLTQRRKHKEENCSVSNVSGIENVKDTAPKPLHEHRQESSPVAFSQRTQTQPIAGLHNTDQSGDKSSSLDSDEDLDTAIKDLLKTKKKSKKKTRDLKRKSSKCLKEEKTLLANALQAKKLKPDPISMRSALKKVQKSKVDMRDKSTLSKKTILQQKQTNKSKEHDMLEDETEKFKGTEGQDTTLLYNTQTVLHIKEDSSSVDSDDSIEQEIRRFLAEKAKVSTAEKNKDGEVSRNGTVMVGTLHKEEDIKQENQLAEIPRQSIMSLSGRSPPSNPESKPPQERPQLPTPLSLLPDNSTFYSVSAQSCLSSVQSCSPSVLEPADGAGVARSEQRRPSTAKGNIQDVTPQMERVRPVLSTSIAHSRSESIKWRQSLGLPTSDTRTLSRTPFHITSSKISETASETSSYQGRGIDPKSQTPVTVWSSARTSRAPFACSTEKSVNMCRPPVLNLLSPARQLPGMSFTQSLAPGHCLQCPIEGETKSMVHMSKDKSVFVELESDRTNHVQVRSRERSEGKERADLLSEIKREDKSMKIDDKEVHPERTEEEFIDEADSESDNRRNPEKKQGFSTL; encoded by the coding sequence ATGTACTTGATGAACGTACCTCCTGTTGCAGCGACTCACACAGAATGGAGAACATGTGGCCCACCTGGAGGCTATAGCCTTCCAATCTGCTTCAATGACTCTGACACTGAGTTGTCTACCAGAGGCACACCTATCTCAGATAAGGTCCAGATGATCATAGAGAGCCTAAGGAGCACCCAGTCCTCACTCGAGATGGGCGACGAGATCGAGGGAAATGTGCTATCAGGACAGGAAGGTCATCCCCAAGTCTGCAAGGTTGCAGTGGGTTCTTTTGTAGGAACCAAGTCCAAAACTAAAAGTCCCCCTGAAAACCAGCAGGAAGGTGTTTCCTCTCCAATCAATCATGAGAGCAGTGACTCTGACAGCGATGATTCTGTGGACAGAGGAATTGAGGAGGCAATACTTGAATACTTGAAGGAAAAGGATGATCACAAACGCAAGGCAGAACCATGCACTACTTTCCTCCAAACATCAAAAATTCCCAGGAAAAACCCACCCACTCCTGAGGTTTCCAAACAAAACTCTGACAGTGATACGTTTTTGATTGCAAGCAACCAGTTTCCAACCAGTGTCAAAACTGATACCCCCACTGCACCAGCTGTCATACCTATAAAAAAGTATATCAAAAACAAGGCCTTTCTTAATGACAACACCTTTAAGAACTTGGAGTTAAATAAAACAGCCAAAAGTTTACAATTGGCCAAAGAGCAGACAAAGAGCCCCTCTAAAACAATTGACCTCATGAATGAAATTAAGTCCCCAGACACAATTAAAGTGGAAGAAGATTCAAATGATTCCAGTAGTGACGATGGCATTGAGGAGGCCATTCAACGATACCAGTTGGAGCAAAAAGAGCAGCAGAACAGAAGGGAAACATTCAAGCCACACACATTGGAGGAGTCTGACTCTACAAGTGACGATGGGATTGAAGAAGCTATTCGCAGTTACCAGCTTGAGCAGCTCAAAGAGAAGAGTGTCTTCAAACCGTTCTTATCCAAGCAAAAACCTATAAATAAGTCGATAATACAGGCTGTTGGAAGTACAAGCATggaaaacatgaagaaacacaaactgagaaagaaaaagaacagagcagagagagaggagaaatctGCTCTACACCCATCTATTTTCATTCCCAAGAACACAGGGGCTGACAGCCAGAGAGGTAAAGGCAATGGATTACTTTCACTGAAAGTTGAAAGTTTTAAGGAGCAACCTACACCTACCCCTCCAAAGGCCAATACAACTGCAGAGCTTATGTGTGCTGAGGCAATACTTGACATCTCAAAAACTGTTATGCCTGTGGACTTCCATCACAGTGTCAGCCTGAGCAGCTGTGCCCGCAGTGAATCTTCCTTGCAATCATCAGCCCCTGACAACTGCCCAGATGATGAGAGTGATGACAGCTCTATTGACAGTGAAGATGGGATTGAGCAAGAAATCAGGAAATTTCTTGAGCAGAAGGCGCAAATGCACAACAAGCCACCCAACTCTGCTGTTACTCAAGAGCCAAAAAGTATAAATGAACCAGAGAAGATGAAAACGAAACCAGTTGTAACACAAAAGAAGCCCCCAAGATTGTCCTtgacacagagaagaaaacacaaagaggaaaactGTAGTGTTTCCAATGTGTCAGGGATAGAAAATGTTAAAGATACAGCCCCTAAACCTTTACATGAGCATAGACAAGAATCAAGTCCAGTAGCATTTTCCCAGAGAACCCAAACACAGCCAATAGCTGGATTACACAATACAGATCAAAGTGGAGACAAAAGCAGTTCTCTTGATAGTGATGAGGACTTAGACACAGCTATTAAAGACCTGCTCAAGACAAAAAAGAAgtcaaagaaaaagacaagagacTTAAAGCGGAAATCAAGCAAGTGCCTCAAGGAGGAAAAAACACTGTTAGCGAATGCTTTACAGGCCAAAAAGTTGAAACCTGATCCTATTTCCATGCGCAGTGCTTTGAAAAAGGTCCAGAAAAGTAAAGTTGACATGAGAGACAAGTCTACGTTGAGTAAAAAGACAATTTTGCAACAGAAACAAACTAACAAGAGTAAAGAGCATGATATGCTTGAGGATGAAACTGAGAAATTCAAAGGAACTGAGGGTCAAGACACCACATTGCTGTACAATACTCAGACTGTTCTTCACATAAAGGAAGACAGCAGTTCAGTAGACAGCGATGACAGCATTGAGCAAGAGATCAGAAGGTTTCTAGCTGAAAAGGCCAAAGTTTccactgcagaaaaaaataaagatgggGAGGTGTCAAGGAATGGTACTGTCATGGTTGGTACCCTACATAAAGAGGAAGACATTAAACAGGAAAATCAGCTGGCTGAAATTCCAAGACAAAGTATCATGTCCCTTTCTGGACGATCTCCTCCAAGTAATCCTGAAAGTAAACCACCTCAAGAGAGACCACAACTTCCAACACCACTGAGTCTGCTGCCAGACAACTCTACTTTCTATTCCGTCAGTGCACAATCATGTCTGTCCTCAGTCCAGTCCTGCAGCCCCAGTGTTTTGGAGCCAGCAGATGGGGCTGGGGTTGCTAGATCTGAGCAAAGAAGACCTTCAACCGCGAAAGGTAATATCCAGGATGTCACTCCACAGATGGAGAGAGTTCGGCCAGTTTTGAGTACCAGCATTGCTCATTCTCGCTCTGAGTCAATCAAGTGGCGCCAGAGCCTTGGACTCCCCACTAGTGACACAAGAACACTTAGTCGAACTCCATTCCATATCACCTCGTCTAAAATCAGCGAGACTGCATCGGAAACGTCATCATATCAAGGTCGGGGCATCGATCCCAAATCACAAACTCCAGTCACCGTTTGGTCCTCTGCAAGGACCAGCAGAGCACCTTTCGCCTGTTCCACAGAGAAAAGTGTAAATATGTGTCGACCGCCTGTTTTGAATCTTTTGTCTCCTGCCAGGCAGCTACCAGGAATGTCATTTACACAGAGCCTTGCGCCTGGTCACTGTTTGCAGTGCCCTATAGAAGGAGAGACAAAGAGCATGGTGCACATGTCTAAAGACAAGAGTGTGTTTGTCGAACTTGAATCTGATAGGACCAACCATGTCCAGGTCAGAAGCAGAGAAAGGAgcgagggaaaggagagagcaGACTTGCTAAGTGAGATAAAAAGAGAGGACAAGAGCATGAAGATAGATGATAAAGAAGTACATccagaaagaacagaggaagaatTTATAGACGAGGCAGATAGTGAGTCAGACAACAGGAGAAATCCAGAGAAGAAGCAGGGCTTTTCCACATTGTAA